One genomic region from [Synechococcus] sp. NIES-970 encodes:
- a CDS encoding hypothetical protein (conserved hypothetical protein), whose protein sequence is MDNKPISIELTPRFRKRLKQLAKRYRSIQQDLEPLITELQTGKTPGDQIQGLSDPVFKVRIKNSDTKKGKSGGYRVIYYIQSPTGILLLTIYSKSDQSDVSNQIIEEIIRQYQT, encoded by the coding sequence ATGGATAACAAGCCAATTTCTATTGAACTAACGCCACGATTTAGAAAAAGACTCAAACAACTTGCCAAACGCTATCGCTCCATCCAGCAAGATCTTGAACCGTTAATTACAGAGCTTCAAACAGGTAAAACCCCCGGCGATCAAATTCAAGGGCTTAGCGATCCTGTATTTAAAGTCCGTATCAAAAATAGTGATACAAAAAAAGGCAAAAGTGGCGGCTATCGAGTCATTTACTATATCCAGTCCCCGACAGGTATCCTCTTGCTAACGATCTACTCAAAATCCGATCAAAGCGATGTAAGTAACCAAATCATCGAAGAGATCATTCGCCAATATCAAACCTAG